The following are encoded in a window of Cydia splendana chromosome 6, ilCydSple1.2, whole genome shotgun sequence genomic DNA:
- the LOC134791681 gene encoding cryptochrome-1 isoform X3: MFLHTVATIGDPPRPVGDLDLSGVKFGTLPECFYSEFTVFDKTPKPEDFGIHLENEDIRMIRWVGGETTALKQMKHRLSVEYETFCRGSYLPTHGSPDLLGPPISLSPALRFGCLSVRSFYWAVQDLYRQVHQGRLPPNQCITGQLIWREYFYTMSVNNPQYGQMAGNPICLDIPWKEPSGDELKSWMEGRTGFPFIDAAMRQLRIEGWLHHAVRNTVASFLTRGTLWLSWEHGLNHFLKYLLDADWSVCAGNWMWVSSSAFEALLDSGECACPVQLGQRLDPSGEYVRRYVPELTNMPPLYIYEPWKAPIEVQERAKCIIGQHYPAPIVNHLAAAQRNRNAMQELRQMLQKAPPHCCPSSEDEIRQFMWLPDDAIAQVTTAKLPKE; encoded by the exons ATGTTCTTG CACACTGTGGCAACGATTGGCGACCCGCCACGGCCGGTCGGTGATTTAGACCTGAGCGGTGTTAAGTTCGGCACGCTGCCGGAGTGCTTTTACAGCGAGTTCACGGTCTTCGATAAG ACTCCTAAGCCGGAAGACTTCGGGATCCACCTGGAAAACGAGGATATTCGGATGATCCGCTGGGTCGGAGGGGAGACCACGGCTCTCAAGCAGATGAAACACCGCTTAAGCGTGGAGTACGAGACATTTTGCAG GGGCTCGTACCTGCCGACCCACGGCAGCCCGGATCTGCTCGGGCCGCCCATCTCCCTGAGTCCGGCGCTACGGTTCGGCTGCTTGTCCGTCCGGAG TTTCTACTGGGCCGTCCAGGACCTATACCGCCAAGTGCACCAAGGCCGACTTCCTCCCAACCAGTGCATAACAG GGCAACTCATCTGGCGAGAGTACTTCTACACGATGAGCGTGAACAACCCGCAATACGGGCAGATGGCAGGCAACCCTATCTGCTTGGACATCCCGTGGAAGGAGCCCAGCGGGGATGAACTCAAGAG CTGGATGGAAGGCCGAACTGGCTTCCCATTCATCGACGCGGCCATGCGCCAACTCCGCATCGAAGGCTGGCTCCACCACGCCGTGCGAAACACCGTGGCTTCATTCCTTACCCGAGGAACTCTCTGGCTATCCTGGGAACACGGCCTGAACCATTTTCTCAAGTATCTGCTGGACGCTGATTG GTCCGTCTGCGCCGGCAACTGGATGTGGGTCTCCTCCAGCGCTTTCGAGGCGTTACTGGACTCTGGAGAATGTGCGTGCCCTGTCCAACTCGGACAACGACTGGACCCGAGCGGCGAATATGTTCGCCGCTACGTGCCCGAGCTCACCAACATGCCGCCGCTCTACAT CTACGAGCCGTGGAAGGCGCCGATCGAGGTGCAGGAGCGTGCCAAGTGCATTATCGGGCAGCACTACCCGGCGCCCATCGTCAACCACCTGGCCGCCGCGCAACGCAACCGGAACGCCATGCAG GAGCTCCGTCAAATGCTTCAAAAGGCGCCGCCGCACTGCTGCCCGTCGTCCGAGGACGAAATACGCCAGTTCATGTGGCTGCCCGACGACGCCATCGCTCAGGTCACCACTGCTAAACTACCCAAGGAATAG
- the LOC134791681 gene encoding cryptochrome-1 isoform X2, with protein sequence MMNGMMGGSVLWFRHGLRLHDNPALHAALEDNTVPFYPIFIFDGETAGTKLVGYNRMRYLLEALDDLDQQFKRHGGRLIMLKGQPNVVFRRLWEEFGIRKLCFEQDCEPVWRARDNSVKQACREIGVTCHEHVSHTLWEPDTVIKANGGIPPLTYQMFLHTVATIGDPPRPVGDLDLSGVKFGTLPECFYSEFTVFDKTPKPEDFGIHLENEDIRMIRWVGGETTALKQMKHRLSVEYETFCRGSYLPTHGSPDLLGPPISLSPALRFGCLSVRSFYWAVQDLYRQVHQGRLPPNQCITGQLIWREYFYTMSVNNPQYGQMAGNPICLDIPWKEPSGDELKSWMEGRTGFPFIDAAMRQLRIEGWLHHAVRNTVASFLTRGTLWLSWEHGLNHFLKYLLDADWSVCAGNWMWVSSSAFEALLDSGECACPVQLGQRLDPSGEYVRRYVPELTNMPPLYIYEPWKAPIEVQERAKCIIGQHYPAPIVNHLAAAQRNRNAMQYLAAVCNAHYSERDVGCPHHNILKKT encoded by the exons ATGATGAATGGAATGATGGGTGGAAGCGTCCTCTGGTTCCGCCATGGCTTGCGGTTACACGACAACCCGGCCTTGCACGCCGCTCTGGAGGATAATACTGTACCGTTCTACCCCATATTCATCTTCGATGGGGAGACGGCAG GAACAAAACTGGTGGGCTACAACCGCATGCGATACTTGTTGGAAGCCCTGGATGACCTGGACCAGCAGTTCAAGCGCCACGGCGGGCGGCTGATCATGCTCAAAGGGCAGCCCAATGTGGTGTTCCGGAGGCTCTGGGAGGAGTTTG GCATCCGCAAGCTCTGCTTCGAACAAGATTGCGAGCCGGTATGGCGCGCCCGCGACAACAGCGTGAAGCAGGCGTGTCGCGAAATCGGCGTGACGTGTCACGAACACGTGTCGCACACGCTCTGGGAACCCGATACCGTCATTAAGGCCAATGGGGGGATACCACCACTCACCTACCAGATGTTCTTG CACACTGTGGCAACGATTGGCGACCCGCCACGGCCGGTCGGTGATTTAGACCTGAGCGGTGTTAAGTTCGGCACGCTGCCGGAGTGCTTTTACAGCGAGTTCACGGTCTTCGATAAG ACTCCTAAGCCGGAAGACTTCGGGATCCACCTGGAAAACGAGGATATTCGGATGATCCGCTGGGTCGGAGGGGAGACCACGGCTCTCAAGCAGATGAAACACCGCTTAAGCGTGGAGTACGAGACATTTTGCAG GGGCTCGTACCTGCCGACCCACGGCAGCCCGGATCTGCTCGGGCCGCCCATCTCCCTGAGTCCGGCGCTACGGTTCGGCTGCTTGTCCGTCCGGAG TTTCTACTGGGCCGTCCAGGACCTATACCGCCAAGTGCACCAAGGCCGACTTCCTCCCAACCAGTGCATAACAG GGCAACTCATCTGGCGAGAGTACTTCTACACGATGAGCGTGAACAACCCGCAATACGGGCAGATGGCAGGCAACCCTATCTGCTTGGACATCCCGTGGAAGGAGCCCAGCGGGGATGAACTCAAGAG CTGGATGGAAGGCCGAACTGGCTTCCCATTCATCGACGCGGCCATGCGCCAACTCCGCATCGAAGGCTGGCTCCACCACGCCGTGCGAAACACCGTGGCTTCATTCCTTACCCGAGGAACTCTCTGGCTATCCTGGGAACACGGCCTGAACCATTTTCTCAAGTATCTGCTGGACGCTGATTG GTCCGTCTGCGCCGGCAACTGGATGTGGGTCTCCTCCAGCGCTTTCGAGGCGTTACTGGACTCTGGAGAATGTGCGTGCCCTGTCCAACTCGGACAACGACTGGACCCGAGCGGCGAATATGTTCGCCGCTACGTGCCCGAGCTCACCAACATGCCGCCGCTCTACAT CTACGAGCCGTGGAAGGCGCCGATCGAGGTGCAGGAGCGTGCCAAGTGCATTATCGGGCAGCACTACCCGGCGCCCATCGTCAACCACCTGGCCGCCGCGCAACGCAACCGGAACGCCATGCAG TACCTCGCTGCCGTCTGCAATGCTCATTATAGCGAGCGAGATGTGGGCTGTCCACATCATAATATACTCAAGAAAACGTGA
- the LOC134791681 gene encoding cryptochrome-1 isoform X1, which yields MMNGMMGGSVLWFRHGLRLHDNPALHAALEDNTVPFYPIFIFDGETAGTKLVGYNRMRYLLEALDDLDQQFKRHGGRLIMLKGQPNVVFRRLWEEFGIRKLCFEQDCEPVWRARDNSVKQACREIGVTCHEHVSHTLWEPDTVIKANGGIPPLTYQMFLHTVATIGDPPRPVGDLDLSGVKFGTLPECFYSEFTVFDKTPKPEDFGIHLENEDIRMIRWVGGETTALKQMKHRLSVEYETFCRGSYLPTHGSPDLLGPPISLSPALRFGCLSVRSFYWAVQDLYRQVHQGRLPPNQCITGQLIWREYFYTMSVNNPQYGQMAGNPICLDIPWKEPSGDELKSWMEGRTGFPFIDAAMRQLRIEGWLHHAVRNTVASFLTRGTLWLSWEHGLNHFLKYLLDADWSVCAGNWMWVSSSAFEALLDSGECACPVQLGQRLDPSGEYVRRYVPELTNMPPLYIYEPWKAPIEVQERAKCIIGQHYPAPIVNHLAAAQRNRNAMQELRQMLQKAPPHCCPSSEDEIRQFMWLPDDAIAQVTTAKLPKE from the exons ATGATGAATGGAATGATGGGTGGAAGCGTCCTCTGGTTCCGCCATGGCTTGCGGTTACACGACAACCCGGCCTTGCACGCCGCTCTGGAGGATAATACTGTACCGTTCTACCCCATATTCATCTTCGATGGGGAGACGGCAG GAACAAAACTGGTGGGCTACAACCGCATGCGATACTTGTTGGAAGCCCTGGATGACCTGGACCAGCAGTTCAAGCGCCACGGCGGGCGGCTGATCATGCTCAAAGGGCAGCCCAATGTGGTGTTCCGGAGGCTCTGGGAGGAGTTTG GCATCCGCAAGCTCTGCTTCGAACAAGATTGCGAGCCGGTATGGCGCGCCCGCGACAACAGCGTGAAGCAGGCGTGTCGCGAAATCGGCGTGACGTGTCACGAACACGTGTCGCACACGCTCTGGGAACCCGATACCGTCATTAAGGCCAATGGGGGGATACCACCACTCACCTACCAGATGTTCTTG CACACTGTGGCAACGATTGGCGACCCGCCACGGCCGGTCGGTGATTTAGACCTGAGCGGTGTTAAGTTCGGCACGCTGCCGGAGTGCTTTTACAGCGAGTTCACGGTCTTCGATAAG ACTCCTAAGCCGGAAGACTTCGGGATCCACCTGGAAAACGAGGATATTCGGATGATCCGCTGGGTCGGAGGGGAGACCACGGCTCTCAAGCAGATGAAACACCGCTTAAGCGTGGAGTACGAGACATTTTGCAG GGGCTCGTACCTGCCGACCCACGGCAGCCCGGATCTGCTCGGGCCGCCCATCTCCCTGAGTCCGGCGCTACGGTTCGGCTGCTTGTCCGTCCGGAG TTTCTACTGGGCCGTCCAGGACCTATACCGCCAAGTGCACCAAGGCCGACTTCCTCCCAACCAGTGCATAACAG GGCAACTCATCTGGCGAGAGTACTTCTACACGATGAGCGTGAACAACCCGCAATACGGGCAGATGGCAGGCAACCCTATCTGCTTGGACATCCCGTGGAAGGAGCCCAGCGGGGATGAACTCAAGAG CTGGATGGAAGGCCGAACTGGCTTCCCATTCATCGACGCGGCCATGCGCCAACTCCGCATCGAAGGCTGGCTCCACCACGCCGTGCGAAACACCGTGGCTTCATTCCTTACCCGAGGAACTCTCTGGCTATCCTGGGAACACGGCCTGAACCATTTTCTCAAGTATCTGCTGGACGCTGATTG GTCCGTCTGCGCCGGCAACTGGATGTGGGTCTCCTCCAGCGCTTTCGAGGCGTTACTGGACTCTGGAGAATGTGCGTGCCCTGTCCAACTCGGACAACGACTGGACCCGAGCGGCGAATATGTTCGCCGCTACGTGCCCGAGCTCACCAACATGCCGCCGCTCTACAT CTACGAGCCGTGGAAGGCGCCGATCGAGGTGCAGGAGCGTGCCAAGTGCATTATCGGGCAGCACTACCCGGCGCCCATCGTCAACCACCTGGCCGCCGCGCAACGCAACCGGAACGCCATGCAG GAGCTCCGTCAAATGCTTCAAAAGGCGCCGCCGCACTGCTGCCCGTCGTCCGAGGACGAAATACGCCAGTTCATGTGGCTGCCCGACGACGCCATCGCTCAGGTCACCACTGCTAAACTACCCAAGGAATAG